CGATGGAATCGAAAATGCCGCCATCGGCTGGGCGCAGCCATCGCCAGAGGACTACCTGATAGAAAAAGAAGAATTAGCCGAATACGAAGAACTGATACGGCGATTGTATGAAGCCATTTCCTCCCTGCCGCCTATGCAGGCTCGCCGTGTTCACGCCCGCTATATGCTGGGTATGAAAGTGAAAGATATTGCCGCAATGGAGGGTATCACGCCATCACAGGCGGGAAAATCCATCCACGCTGCACTGCGGGGGCTGCGCCGGTACTTTGCGCGTCAGAAATGGACGGTCAATCTATGAGCGTTTCCAAAGAAAAGAGGTGCCTGACATGAACGAAAAAATTACAGCTCACCCCTCAAAAGAAGAACGGGAGAAAGTCCTGAAGGAGATCCGGCAGCTTGAGAACCGTCAGAAGATTTTGGAGAACAAGCAGCGGAACGAAGAACGCAGGGTTCGCACCCGCCGCCTGATTGAGCGCGGAGCAGTTTTGGAGGGGATTTTCCCGCTGGCTCCCGACCTTTCCGGCGCGGAGGTCAAAGCATTTCTGATTGCCCTGTCCCATCTTCCGGGGGCTGCGGAATTGACTGCAAACCTGCCAAAATCCGGGGACACGCCATAAGTCCCTTGTTTACAAGGGCGCACTTATACACCGTTGCCGGTGCTGTGCGCGCGTCGTCGCAAAGTCCGCTCTGTTTCGTTCCCGCCTTGCGGCGAAAACTGCACACGCTCCCTTGCTCCTCCTTTCCCCACAAAAACCGCTCCGCTGGGTTTCTGTGGGGACCCCATATTCGGGCGTTGCGTACTTCGTCCACGATGGGAAGCTACGCTCCCCAAACCCCTTGTGCGCTCTGCGCAGCCAGACACCCGCTTTGCGTTTGTTCGGCTCCACAGAGCCTGTTATCCCCTCACTGAAAGGAGGTGTTCCCCATAGATTTCTGTCATATCCCCGTCAGTATTATCAAGCGCAGCGCAGGCCGTTCTGCCGTTGCCGCAGCTGCTTACCGCAGCGGAACCAAGCTGACAAATGAATGGGACGGCATGACCCACGACTACACCCGGAAAGGCGGCATTGTCCATGCGGAGATCATGCTGCCTGCCCACGCCCCGCCGGAATTTGCAGACCGTTCTATCCTCTGGAACAGCGTGGAGCAAATCGAGAAAGCAAGGGACAGCCAGCTTGCCCGCGAGATCGAAGCAGCCCTGCCCCGTGAACTATCCGGCGAACAACAGCTTGCCCTTGTGCGTGCCTATGTGAAGGACAACTTTGTAGACAAAGGAATGTGCGCCGACTTTGCCATCCATGACAAGGGAACCGGCAACCCTCATGTCCATATCATGCTGACGCTCCGGCCTCTGAAAGAAAATGGACAGTGGGGCGCAAAGTGCCGCAAGGCATACGATCTGGACGAGAACGGACAGCGTATCCCGGGTGGGAAAGGCGGCTGGAAAAATCATCGGGAGGATACGACCGACTGGAACGATAAAGGAAATGTGGAGATTTGGCGGGCGGCATGGGCGGCTTATACCAACCGTGCATTGGAGGCCGCCGGTCAGCCCGCCCTGGTAGACCACCGCAGTTACAAGCGGCAGGGCATTGATAAGATTCCCTCTGTCCATCTGGGGCCAGCCGCCAGCCAAATGGAAAAGCGCGGCATCCGCACCGACAAGGGCGAAGTAAACCGGCAGATCGCCGCCGACAACAAGCTGCTGAAAGAAATCAAAGCCCGCATTACCCGTCTTTATTGCTGGTCGAAAGCCGAAGCGGAAAAACCACAAACACAGCAAAGCAGCTTGACCGCCTTGTGGGAGGCCCAGCAGCAGTTGGACGCTCCCCGCACCCGTACCGGAAAAATCCGGGCTTTGCAGGAAAGCGCTGCACTATTCAGCTTTTTGCAGGCAAACGGCATCCAGTCTATGCAGCAGCTTCATGAAAAAATCGCTGATATGAACAGTCATTACTATGACTTGCGTGGAAAGATCGTCAAGGCCGAGCGCCGGATCACTACCCTTACCGAGCGCGGGGAGATGTGGGAACAGTACAACCAGTACAAGTCCATCCACAAGCAGCTTGCCAAAGTAAAGCCGGAAAAACGGGAACAGTTTGAACAGCGCTACAGCCGGGAACTGATTCTGTATGACGCAGCGGCCCGGTATCTGAAAGAACTGAAAGACAGCGGCGAGGCAATCACCCCAAAGGCATGGCAGCGGGAAATCGACCAGCTGGCCGCTGGAAAGCAGACGGACACGCTTGCCATGAAATCCATGCGGAAGGATTTGAAAGCAGTGGAACGGCTCCGCAAAACCGCCGAGCAGCTGTCCAGACAGGAACGGGACAAGTCTCACGACCGGGAGCCGGAGCGGTAAGGGCTACCGCGTTTCACGACATGCTTTTGCACACAGAAAAACCGCCGTACAGGTTTCCCCATACGGCGGCAGACTGTTTATTTGCCGAACAAGTCGCTGTGTGTGCCGGTGCGGGCCAGCGTCAGCACCAGAACATCATCTTCTATGCGGTAGACAAGCAGCCAGTCCGGGAGAATGTGACATTCCCGATGGCCTGCCCAATCGCCGGACAGGTCATGGTCACGGTTCTTATCCGGCAGCGGTTCGCCCATTGCCAGCAACGCTACGACCTGCTCCAGCACCTCGATCTTCAAGCCACGCTTGATGGCTCGTTTGTAGTCTTTTTTGAAACTGGTCGTGTACTTGACGGTATATTTGGTTTCTTTCATCTTTTCAGGTCAGCAAACAACTCGTCAAGGTCATTGTAGCCCTTTACAGACGGGTCTTTTGCAATCCTTTCCGCTTCCAGCATGGCAGCAACCGTTTCTTTGTTCGGCTGTTCCAGCCTTACTTCAAAGGGAATGCCGCCTTCACGAAGCGACTGGCGCACAAAGATGTTAAACGCCGTAGTCAGGTTCATGCCAAGTTCAGTAAACAGTGCGTCCGCCTGCGCTTTCAAATCTGCGTCCATGCGGATACTGATGTTTGTGGTATTTCCAGCCATACGATCAACCCCTTTCTGCTGGCAATTATAGTATATGCCATTTGCACGAAAAAAACAATACTTTGCACGAATATTTAACAATAAATTCATTCAAGGAGGTTACCGGCTTTATGAAAGAAATCATTTATGAAGAACAACAAGACTGAACCTATCCCTGTCATGGATTACCGCCAGTATCGCAGAGCGCGGAGGCTGGTGCATGAGTGCTGTAACTACATCGACGGAAACTGTATCGCCCTGGACGATGGGGAGGAATGTGTCTGTGTCCAGTCTATTTCCTACTCCCTGTTGTGCAGGTGGTTTCGGGCGGCGGTATTACCGCAGGATAAGGAACTGGAAACGGCGCTGTTCCACCGGCTGAATGCGAAGAAATGCTCCGTATGTAGGGCGCTGTTTACCCCCGGTTCCAACCGGGCCAAATACTGCCCGGAATGTGCCGCACGCATGAAGCGGATCAACGCCGCAAAGCGCAAGCGGAAACAACGGGAGAAATGTCACGCTTTAGGGGCTGAAAAACCCTTGTAAATCAAGGATTTTTTCGAGGGTGTCAAAGGCAGGCTGATAGATTTATCCTCTGACCCCTAAAACGGCCTTAAAATGCGTACAGAATCCCAAGAGAAACCCCAAGGAGGAACCCTATGTCAGACAACCGAAAATATTATTACCTGAAACTCAAAGAAAACTATTTTGATGATGATTCCATCGTGCTGCTGGAAAGTATGCAGGACGGTGTGCTGTATTCCAACATTCTGCTCAAACTGTATCTGAAATCGCTGAAACACGGCGGGCGGCTCCAGCTTGACGAGAATATCCCCTACACGGCGCAGATGATCGCCACCATCACCCGCCAGCAGATCGGCACTGTGGAGAGGGCCTTGCAAATCTTCCTGAAGCTGGGCCTTGTGGAAGTGCTGGACAGCGGCACATTCTACATGAGCAACATCGAACTTTTAATTGGCCAGTCCTCTACCGAGGCTGAGCGAAAGCGGGCTGCGAGGCTCCAAAATAAGGCGCTTTCCGCGCCCCGGACAAACGGCGGACATTTGTCCGACATTCGTCCACCAGAGATAGAGATAGAGAAAGAGATAGAGATAAAGAGAGAGATAGAGAAGGAACGCTCCGCCCACACCTATGGCCGTTACCAGAATGTTTTCCTGACGGATGAAGAACTGGCAGACTTGCAGGCCAGCTTTCCTGCTGTATGGGAACAGTACATCGAAAAACTGTCCGAGTACATGGCTTCTACCGGCAAGCGTTATCAGAGCCATGTAGCGACCATCCGGCGCTGGGCCGGTGAGGACGCGAAGAAAGCAGCCCCGCCCACCCGCAACCGGGATTACAGCGTAAAGGAGGATGAAACCGTATGACCCCGATTACCGCAGAAATCCGGGCGCTGATCGACAAGGCAGCCGCCGGTGTGGAACTGGCCGGGGACGAGTACATAGACCCGGCAGACGGCCTCATTCACTGTAAGAAGTGCGGCGGCCAGAGGCAGACCGTTGTGCCATGCTTTGGAAAACCAGGCTACTTCATGCCCCGCTGTATCTGCCAGTGCCAGCGGGAGGCTGAGGAGCAGCGCAAGGCCGCCGAGGAACGGCAGCGCCGCATGGAGCGTATCAAATGCCGAAAGGCACAGGGTTTGCAAGACCGTTATCTGTACGACTACACATTTTCCAATGACAACGGCCAAAATCCCCTGATGGACAAGGCCCGCGCCTATGTGGAGAACTGGAAGGAGGCATATAAAAACAACACCGGCCTGCTGTTGTTCGGGGATGTGGGAACCGGCAAGTCTTTTTTCGCCGGATGTATTGCCAATGCCTTACTTGACCAGGATGTGCCTGTGCTGATGACGAACTTCCCCACCATCCTGAACCGCCTGACCGGGATGTTTTCCGAGGACAAGGCCGACTTTATCGCCAGCTTTGACGAGTACGACCTGCTTATCATTGACGATCTGGGTGTAGAGCGCAGTACCGAATATGCTATGGAGCAGATGTTTTTCGTCATCGACAGCCGCTATCGCAGCCGCAGGCCCATGATTATCACAACAAACTTGAAACTGTCCGAGCTGAAAAACCCGCCTGATCTGGCCCACGCCCGTATCTATGACCGTATTTTGGAACGGTGTGCGCCGATCCTCTTTGACGGGAAGAATTTCCGGGAAGAAAATGCCGGTGCTACCCGACAGGCAGCAAAAGACATTGTAAACAGTAAGCACGACTGATTTTTTACCGGGCGGCACAGACCCGTTCGGAGAAAGGAGCGCCATGAACAAAGAACCCCGTACTATGCAGGCGGCAGACGCCGCTACTGTGTCCAGAGCGCCGGAAAACACGCCAGCGATGGTAAAGAAAATCGGCAAGACAACCTACAAGGTTCATGTCCATTTCAGCAATACCAGCACAGAAACCATGAGCGATAAAATCAAGCGTATGCTCAAAAATGAAATTCAGCAAATGTGACAGACTGATAAACGAAGCCGCCTTGTGCTAAACTGATGATGGTACGCACCAAAATTTTTGTCAAGGAGGACACGAAAATGCTTTACACAGAAAAAAGAGAAAACTGAAATCGAGCGCGTCCGCAAAGTGTTCGAGAAACACATCCAACAAATGACCGCTTATGATTTGGTTTGGTCGGACAAGGTCGGCTATGTGTGGCTGGCAATATCTATCGACCCAGTCTATATTGATACCGGCAACTGGATAGAGTCCGCTGCTGGCCTTTGTTATGAGTGCTTGAATGATATAGCACTGGATGTTTTTGGAATGACCGGAAACGACCATGACTTCGAGGACGCCGATCCGCTGGAACTGGCCGAGATTAAGCGGCGCTGGAAACCCTATATCGGCCAACTGCCGAAATATGCGTACCTTTGCGACGAACTGTTAAGCAGGAGCAAATAACCCATCCGCAAAAGTGTCAGGAGCTAAAATCTGCTTCTGGCACTTTTTTTTTGTGGCTTTTTTGTGAATTTGATGAAAAAGTCCTTGACAATTTGTCTCTGGATATGCGGATCAGTGATTCCTGGAACCTGACGGCATTGTATGCAGATGATCTGAAAATCCGGGATAAGGTGTCCATTGACCTGTGGCAGCAGCTGATGGCGGAGGAAGATGCCTACGGAACAGAGGCGGCTTTTGGTGCCAACATGGAGTATGTGGAGGTGCTGCGGGACGGGGATCACCTGGGTCTGTATGGCCTGTTTGATGACATGGCGCCGGAATTGCTGAATCTGACCAATACGGCGGACTTCTGGATTTTTCTGCAGTCCATCGGTGGTGTGGATAATGCTGTCAAAAATATGTACTATGCGGCCCGCTTTGAGAACGGTGCGTACCGGCTTTATTTTGTGCCCTGGGACATGGATATGAGCTGGGCAGATGGAGACTTTTGCCAGAGAACGGATGCAGGCACTGGATGAATATATCAAAGAACTGTAAAATTGTGGACGGATAATGAGGCAGATGTTCAATAAAATACATATGAAAATAAAATTGTTCATTGATGAAGGGCGGTCAGTTTCTTATAATATAGGATGTCAGGATTGCGGGGGCAATCCGCAGGTATGCGAATATTCAGACTTACGATGATAAGATAACGAATGATAGGACAAGATCAATGACAGACAGACGGAAACGGAGATGGCTGTTTGCGGCAAGTCTGCTGCTTTTGCTTGCACTGACTGCGCTGGCACTGCGAAGACAGCCGAAGATTTACAGCAATGAGGCCCGGGTACTGGACGCGGAGGCGATCAGCGGGCTTTTGGATACCCGGCAGGAAGCCGGAACTGAAGACGATGAAAAATCAGGGGAGCTTTATCGGAAAGAAGAGAAGCTCCCTTATTGTGCGTATGAGAGAACCTTTTATGTGCCGGTGCTTTCCGGGAAAATGCCCCGGGCAGCAGATTTTCAGGTAGAATCCACGGGCAGGGAGCAGCAGGTGGTATTTGCGGATTTTCCGGCGGATGAAGAAGCGCTGGTCCGGGCGGTGAAGGCAGGGGAAGGCTTTTCTCTCTACATTTACGATGATGAGGTATTTCGGAAATATCAGGTGGTATTTACCGGAACGCCGGTGCTGGACATTACGTTTTCTGACGAGACGGACGGGGAGTATACCATTGTCCATATCGACATGCACAGCGGGCCGAAGGACAATGGAAAAGTGGTATCCTCCGAGGCAAAAATGCGGGTGCGGGGCGGTGTCAGCCGGAATTATCCGAAACTGGGCTTCAAGCTGAAACTGTTTGAAGAGGACGCCCAGGGCAACCGGCAGAAGCGCAACGCCAGTCTTCTGGGGCTGCGCAGGGACAGTAAATGGAATCTGGCAGCGCTTTATGCGGATGATACGAAGATCCGGGATAAGGTGGCCATTGATCTGTGGGCGGATATGTCTGCAGATACCATTCCGTTTTCTGAGACGTTCGGTACCCGGATGGAATATGTGGAAGTTATTATGAATGGGGAATATATGGGACTGTACGGTCTGATGGAGCCCATTGACGAGAAACAGCTGGGCATTACAGACGGCGGTTCCCAGGGGCTTCATGAGTATTATTATAAAAAGGAAGGAGAGGATATCGGTCAGGACAGTGATTTTGTATTCCCGTCCGTGGACGAGCGGGTACCGGAGAAGGAAGAAGGCCTGCCGGACATGATCCTGGCCGGACTGGAGCTGAAAAACGGCAACGGACATGCGGCACAGAATGCCTGGGCGCCCATCCGGGAATATATGAGGATGGTTCGGGAGGAGACGTTTGCCGAGGATGCCGGGACTCTTCTTGACCTGGAAAATGTGGCGGACGTGTGGATCTACATCCAGGCTATCATGGGTGTGGATAACCGGGCGAAAAATCTGTATTATTGTGCGAAAGTGGTGGATGGCGCCTATAAGATCTATTTTGTTCCCTGGGATATGGATATGACCTGGGGGAATGAGACGGATGAGACGTCACCG
Above is a window of Oscillospiraceae bacterium NTUH-002-81 DNA encoding:
- a CDS encoding CotH kinase family protein, translating into MWLFCEFDEKVLDNLSLDMRISDSWNLTALYADDLKIRDKVSIDLWQQLMAEEDAYGTEAAFGANMEYVEVLRDGDHLGLYGLFDDMAPELLNLTNTADFWIFLQSIGGVDNAVKNMYYAARFENGAYRLYFVPWDMDMSWADGDFCQRTDAGTG
- a CDS encoding sigma factor-like helix-turn-helix DNA-binding protein, translating into MQTINLKQYYPFCKEDIFVEVSDEIVEAFLLDKRAEAARDRKMFRYKAFYSLDCNDGIENAAIGWAQPSPEDYLIEKEELAEYEELIRRLYEAISSLPPMQARRVHARYMLGMKVKDIAAMEGITPSQAGKSIHAALRGLRRYFARQKWTVNL
- a CDS encoding type II toxin-antitoxin system YafQ family toxin is translated as MKETKYTVKYTTSFKKDYKRAIKRGLKIEVLEQVVALLAMGEPLPDKNRDHDLSGDWAGHRECHILPDWLLVYRIEDDVLVLTLARTGTHSDLFGK
- a CDS encoding ATP-binding protein, which encodes MTPITAEIRALIDKAAAGVELAGDEYIDPADGLIHCKKCGGQRQTVVPCFGKPGYFMPRCICQCQREAEEQRKAAEERQRRMERIKCRKAQGLQDRYLYDYTFSNDNGQNPLMDKARAYVENWKEAYKNNTGLLLFGDVGTGKSFFAGCIANALLDQDVPVLMTNFPTILNRLTGMFSEDKADFIASFDEYDLLIIDDLGVERSTEYAMEQMFFVIDSRYRSRRPMIITTNLKLSELKNPPDLAHARIYDRILERCAPILFDGKNFREENAGATRQAAKDIVNSKHD
- a CDS encoding cysteine-rich VLP domain-containing protein; this translates as MKNNKTEPIPVMDYRQYRRARRLVHECCNYIDGNCIALDDGEECVCVQSISYSLLCRWFRAAVLPQDKELETALFHRLNAKKCSVCRALFTPGSNRAKYCPECAARMKRINAAKRKRKQREKCHALGAEKPL
- a CDS encoding transposon-encoded TnpW family protein, with protein sequence MNKEPRTMQAADAATVSRAPENTPAMVKKIGKTTYKVHVHFSNTSTETMSDKIKRMLKNEIQQM
- the mobQ gene encoding MobQ family relaxase, encoding MFPIDFCHIPVSIIKRSAGRSAVAAAAYRSGTKLTNEWDGMTHDYTRKGGIVHAEIMLPAHAPPEFADRSILWNSVEQIEKARDSQLAREIEAALPRELSGEQQLALVRAYVKDNFVDKGMCADFAIHDKGTGNPHVHIMLTLRPLKENGQWGAKCRKAYDLDENGQRIPGGKGGWKNHREDTTDWNDKGNVEIWRAAWAAYTNRALEAAGQPALVDHRSYKRQGIDKIPSVHLGPAASQMEKRGIRTDKGEVNRQIAADNKLLKEIKARITRLYCWSKAEAEKPQTQQSSLTALWEAQQQLDAPRTRTGKIRALQESAALFSFLQANGIQSMQQLHEKIADMNSHYYDLRGKIVKAERRITTLTERGEMWEQYNQYKSIHKQLAKVKPEKREQFEQRYSRELILYDAAARYLKELKDSGEAITPKAWQREIDQLAAGKQTDTLAMKSMRKDLKAVERLRKTAEQLSRQERDKSHDREPER
- a CDS encoding CotH kinase family protein, whose product is MTDRRKRRWLFAASLLLLLALTALALRRQPKIYSNEARVLDAEAISGLLDTRQEAGTEDDEKSGELYRKEEKLPYCAYERTFYVPVLSGKMPRAADFQVESTGREQQVVFADFPADEEALVRAVKAGEGFSLYIYDDEVFRKYQVVFTGTPVLDITFSDETDGEYTIVHIDMHSGPKDNGKVVSSEAKMRVRGGVSRNYPKLGFKLKLFEEDAQGNRQKRNASLLGLRRDSKWNLAALYADDTKIRDKVAIDLWADMSADTIPFSETFGTRMEYVEVIMNGEYMGLYGLMEPIDEKQLGITDGGSQGLHEYYYKKEGEDIGQDSDFVFPSVDERVPEKEEGLPDMILAGLELKNGNGHAAQNAWAPIREYMRMVREETFAEDAGTLLDLENVADVWIYIQAIMGVDNRAKNLYYCAKVVDGAYKIYFVPWDMDMTWGNETDETSPTLQSYYTYPVDKILSWSPGTQLIERNVGNIRQIIKERWEELYDGGVLSPEVLTGQMKQQSSYLLDSGAFARDAECWEDSPHTDDFTRITDYAEKRLQVLDEYIRGL
- a CDS encoding DUF3847 domain-containing protein, with the translated sequence MNEKITAHPSKEEREKVLKEIRQLENRQKILENKQRNEERRVRTRRLIERGAVLEGIFPLAPDLSGAEVKAFLIALSHLPGAAELTANLPKSGDTP
- a CDS encoding type II toxin-antitoxin system RelB/DinJ family antitoxin — translated: MAGNTTNISIRMDADLKAQADALFTELGMNLTTAFNIFVRQSLREGGIPFEVRLEQPNKETVAAMLEAERIAKDPSVKGYNDLDELFADLKR
- a CDS encoding phage replisome organizer N-terminal domain-containing protein, whose amino-acid sequence is MSDNRKYYYLKLKENYFDDDSIVLLESMQDGVLYSNILLKLYLKSLKHGGRLQLDENIPYTAQMIATITRQQIGTVERALQIFLKLGLVEVLDSGTFYMSNIELLIGQSSTEAERKRAARLQNKALSAPRTNGGHLSDIRPPEIEIEKEIEIKREIEKERSAHTYGRYQNVFLTDEELADLQASFPAVWEQYIEKLSEYMASTGKRYQSHVATIRRWAGEDAKKAAPPTRNRDYSVKEDETV